The Amyelois transitella isolate CPQ chromosome 7, ilAmyTran1.1, whole genome shotgun sequence genomic sequence TACGTAGGATAAAATTATAGTGGCTTTTACCTAACATTTCCCATCTTTTATCAGATCTCTGATTATTTAACATAGAAACACATCTAGACACTCTGTGCTTCGCTTGCtgttagatataaatatattagatgcACTCgcttatttatgatttttccAAAACTAATTACCTTAATCCTGTAACTACCGGTATCTTCACTTAAGAGTTTTCTAACTGTCTTTAGAATgccgaataaaatataataaggaTATCACTGTACTATAGTAAGGAAACTTATTCAAGAAAATAGGTACACAAAGATTTCATTTTGGCTTACTCttactacttattttttaaactaattattCACAAAAAGGCCGAATTTCGTTTAAGAAGGaaacaaatacctatataactataatttcatttattttctactgAGTAACCATGCAaactgcaatatttttttttattttattgaaatgacattgaaattatgtaattaGTACTGCATATTGgtgtaaatatgtaatattaatacttactttataATTTCGGTCTAGCGATTTTATCGTTAGACTTTAATTATTggaatttaatgtatgtagaaaatttattaagttttattcatgTCAGGTACGTGATATAGCCAGAATAGCATGatcagttttaatttgattcaataataattatcttcataaaacatatttagtttcatgcaatttaataaataatatcttaaaATGCTTAGATTAATGTTCATTTTCAAATGTTCTTGAGAACTGTGATAATGAGCAACACACATGTCCAtcctttattaattatatgaataacaTGTACAAGTTGATAAGAGTGTAATTTTCATATGACTTTGTTAATATGGAAATATGTGCTGATCTGAAATATTGGTGGTCACAACTTAGGACTCCAACGATtacttcaataaatttattattattatctattgtGTTTGTCTTATGTgtcttttgtaagttgttcCCTTGATTTTATTACGGGTTGATTGAAAGAGGTAAggttttaagaaataataataatgcctGAAGCGAATTAAATAATGTGTTTGCTTTTGTCTAAGTTTAAGTACAATGCgtttactagcttttacccgcatcttcgcccgcgcgaatttgcGCCACCCACAAAAAGGTTTTACGCAAATCCCGCGGAAATTAGAATTATAGATTTTACCAGGATAAAGGACACCCTATGTCCATGTCTATGAAGCAGGTTCAGATTctctaaattatatatagtagGTACACGAagtttcaagaagattggtttagtAGAAATCGTGTGAAAACGAAAAAACTAACTAAATAAACCAATTGACGCTGGCTTTAAATACACTgcgtaaaaattataatgtaaaattgaCAGTAAAATATCACTCAAAACCATGGACAGACCGAAAgcaacaattataaaaaaattctaaataaacGCATTTTAACATGACAAAATTtatagtatataaaaaattctcTTTGAAATATGATAAACCGGACATGTAACATTATCAGATATTACAACACTGTGATTGATTCTGTCGTGCTCGCGAAGAGAATTACTAGGACACCCAGTAAGTACTCAAAGCTGTCCTATACGTCCTGAGTAGATGTTCAATTAAGTATTGACAACAATACAGAGTACAAGTTTATTGTTGGGCTTTAAAACAGTGGTAGATcgcttattttgaaaattatatctaGCCCAGTTCCTTGACAGATTGAATAAATGCACGGAAATAAAAGTATAGAGTTACAGGCTTGTATATCTTCGGAAGGCCGACCCCGGaccccgaaacacttctgtggagggtgcaagaGAGGTTAAAGTCGtgtaaaatgtaaatgaagAAAAGTAACTATAAACTGGAAATAACGTTTCATCTTCCCTTCCAGGAAAACGTGGAACGTTTAACTCTTTACTCGGTTCATCGCAAAGATATCTGAGTGACGGAGGATTGTCATTGCCTCCAGCAGCCACTCTCATTCAGAATGATAGCCAAGGGACCGTCGTGTTACTCGGCACCGTCCATTTCAGTAAACAATCAGTTGAAGATGTTTCAATGGttaatagatataattacctatataGTACAAATCAAACAAATTTGCTAGCCCCACACATTTTCCTGTTTATCCCTACTTAAGGTCCCTACTAAATTAAATCACTTGTACCCTCTTCTACATTAGATATTAAATCATAGGGCCAAACCATAACCATTTGGATACTCCAAATGGTTATGGTTTGGCCCTAtgatttaatacataaaaaaatatagaagtagtaatgtaaagttaaaattaaaaaaaaaaagagtttcaaatatttgtgACCGAGCCGAAAATTGCGGTGCAAGATTGCGTTGGTTGGTTggttgtattatattattctgacTTCTATGGACAAAACAATGTGCTGATTAACTTGTGGAAAGCATGGCGAGAACACaggttttctttttatgtatgttgcaGCATATTTTCCCTGTTGAATTGTTATTGATATACcatatttaattcataaaacaGATAGTGAAGACGTTGAATCCAAACGCTATACTTGTAGAACTATGTCGGCAAAGAGTGTCTCTGTTGGAATTAGATGACAAGAAGTTCTTGGAAGATGCCCAAAAGTTTGACGCTAGGAAAATGAAGtaagtgaaaaaataattaatggctATCAAAGTCTTTTGGTTCTTTTGGTGAAATGTTTGTATAGGATCTGCCGCTtagtaaatattgttaattaattattgaaattaattgaaatcttGTATAGGACCTAAGCTAAATAAgccatatttttgttttgccaGGGATGCTGTGAAAGGCCAAAACTTGGTCTCAGGCATGTTACACGCTATGTTACTCAAGACTTATGCAGATATTGCAAAAGAATTGGGAGTTGCACCAGGGGGAGAATTCAGAAGAGCTTATCAAGAGGTGTTTCCATGTGATTTGTTGATGTTGACATgttgattaaaataagtaaacagACTCAAAATTTCGCCGAAAATGTGTTCGGAACAAACAAATTCATCCGCCCGTTAGAAAATGGATCTTAATGTATTACAATAAAGCACAcaattcttaaatataaaactctgCTCATTAGAGGAATAACATTGTAAAACGATCGTGGTCACAGACAGATTTCGGGTTCACTGTAGTAAGAAGAGAGGAatcaattaatgttttttttataattagattaattgataaataataacgtATTTCAGATGAAAAGGATACCTGGTTGCAAACTTTTCTTAGGAGATCGACCTATACAAATAACAATTGCACGagcatttcagtctttaaaTGTCTATGAATTAGGTCAAGTGCTTTATCACCTAACTACTTCAAATCCAAAACCATTagagtaagtatttatttattgacacctaagtacctacatcCTATTACCATAGAttatacggcctctgtggcgcagcggtagtgcgcttgtctgtgtcaccggaggtcccgggttcgaatcccggccagggcatgatgagaaacgaactttctctgattggccgtatatatttatagatgaACTATAAACAACTAACATACCTACATCCCAgcttaaatgaaatatataaacgATTAGCACATATTCAGCTGAAAACCGTACGAAACATACCTACAAATTTGTCAGTCCGTTTGAAAAtgaatcttaaaataaatataaaactcctCATTCCCAATGAGTTTTTTGAATGCCGTAGGAAAATCTGTAAAATACCTTAGTTTAGTAAGGACGTTACTTTTTGTTTAAGATCTCAGCTTTAAATAGATAGAGaaatatgttaattaaatataatggaGACCAACCTTCATTTTAAAAGGTTACATTTTgctgtaggtaggtacctacatccGTGGGATAACATaaccaaattcaaaaattaaaaaaaaatatataatttccaTTGCAGTAGAAATTCACTGGAGAAGTATAAAGATAGAGATTTCGTGCAAGCTCAGTTCGAAGAAATCACGAGGGATGTACCGGCATTCAAGAAGATTTTTCATGTGTTCGTCGACGAACGTGATAAATGTCTTGCATATTCGTTGCAAGAGTGTGTGCGCACTGGTATGTTTTCTAAACTATTTAcgtaagtttttatatatacttatatttaattatcactCGGGCGTATTTTGGATCATTCTTACGATATTTTCACTCAccgtacctattttattttcatgggcatataaatatttgtatataaagccagcgtttttgttttcttagttttatattttttaagacacAGTAGTATCTTAATTAGTATTTTTCTCTTTAGTGAATAATCCCCGAGTTCTGGCCGTTGTTGGGATGGGCCATGTTGATGGGATAGTCAAATATTATGGAAGAATGAAACAAGAAGACATTGTTCCTCTGTTATTGTAAGTAACTATTATGCTTAGtttgatttacttaaaattaatttgacaaTTAAATAATGCTTAAGTAAAGTTATGACTTTCGTAGTAGGTGATCTGATGATACTTGTTCAGAAGTATGGTTTTTATAAAAGCGTTTGACATTTTAATATCCTAAAATGTCAGGATATCGTCGTACGACAAGTCGTAGTAAGTTGGTACCTTAAACTCACTATTAGTACCTACTCCTACCTGGtcttaattacataaaaaagttaaaacaatttttttcaaacttgtACATATAAAGCCGGCTTCCCAAGGTGCGTTTTTTCAGAGACAATACTCCATACTCTGAGGAATTAGCGTATGATGTCGAGTATGCCAATGTAAACCCTCGTTTATACGCATATGCCAACAGCCGTGGTTCAATGTGCTCGAGGTGTGGTGCGTACCTAAGCGTACTCACATGAAACCTGGGAAGCCGGCAGTAAGTATGCTAAAGTAACTCTTAAGTGCCATGGCCAGTGCGACCTTCACCTTATTTTGTCAAATTTGTCTATAATATTTAGACTATGCGAGCGATTTATTACGACgagagaatttatttattgctttttggTACATAGCCATATGATATTTCATAAAGGCATATTTTATAGCTGATGTTCTATCATATCTACTTACATTATGTCGTATGTTTGATTTGAGATTTTGTGTGATTGACTTAACTACTTACTGCTAATTAAGCCAAGTAATTATATAttgatatatgtacatatatttaagtacCCACATAAATTGGTAGCTATGTTCTCgagataatgaaataatttaaagacgGATAATTCTTATTGTCATTTTTTGCTATTTCAGCAGCAACTAGGTTTGGGTACCACCTCTCCATTTGCTGAGATAACAAGATGCATTAGCCAACAAAAtgaatatgtaggtacttaaatatcCTATATCCACAATCATTCTTACTTCAACTTCGATAatgtttctttatattttcgaaattaaaatatctttagttAATGCTTCCATAAAGTAAATTTAGGTTTTTGGTTCGTGTTTATATAAGTGTACCTATATTACATTgtcctttctttttcttttcagtgTTCCTCCACGACCATATTATACTGTCCTACTAAGAAAGGGTCTTAAatttacgttttattttttagtcttttcttttttttacagactGTTATTTGGCTAAACCTTTtgccataaaataaattgtcctTTACTAAAAATGTCCTTTATTGTCGATGGTTTTCAAAAGTACTCTATAGGTGCCGCGCCATATTGAGCTTAATTGCAAGCATAAAAGGTTCATCTCATTCGAAATGGCGCTATGTAAACATGGCACCACGCcacaaattaaatttcgtGAGAGGAATTCGCTCCTGTCGTAAGAACTTTCGCCAAATTTAATTCATGATTCTAAAAATCTACCGCCTTACAATCCAATTGTCAACCCTGTAGCGTCAACTGTCAAGCGTTGTAGGAGTTTAAACATGGTAGGTAtagtacttttttatttcgccCACTTCGATCAAGTATGGCCCATTGAAGAACCAGTTATCAATCAACGGGTTTTGAATTGAATCAATCAATGGACATGTGTGTAGGTATGTCTTACAACGATATGTAACCATGAAGCTTTGTTATGTTCCACGGCAGGAATGCGAGACTGATGCTGCTTCGAATAAATGTCTACAATTAGGTACCCACTTCAGCGGGATTCGCGATGCTCGgattataggtatatttttttcgatttAGGTATGAATAACTTGTCTCCCTGTGCCTTAAAATACTTGACGTTGTCATGGACACAGGAACGGACGTGACGTGACGAATCAGACGTGATAGTCTGGTCGCACTTGTAATTGCGCGTACCAGTACTACTTTATTCGTTGTCGAGTAAATGCCAGCGTTAAACGCCTGGTATTTACCATGTTGTACCCGAGGTTTAAAATACTTGCAATATTTTCAAAGGAAAATATCCTTCAGTTATTGTAACAAGGAACAAAAACccttaataaacaaactttgaACCATAAAAAATCCAcaacaaaaattgtttaccAAAATTTCTTGTAATacctaagtaagtaggtaatataATCAAAAACTTTATCTCAATAGTAATTAAATCGATAAGACATTCAATCGAAACGTGTAAAACATTATAGCATCATTTTATCATATTGACAATGATGTCCATAAACGGACATTACATTCGCAATCACTTGCCGGTTAGGTGATTTCCCATACCCCGTTAGGAGCGCCCAGTGAGCCGTCCGacaaaaaaagtaggtactctAAAAGCAATGGAAAAATGCAAGAATAAAGTAAATACCTGGTTAACGTACTTGTTGTACGTGTAACCAGGGCTCAATACCTGGTCGCGTACGTAAATACGCAGCATCCCTAGACGTGACAAAATATTGGTGACATTGACAATTGACATTATCATATTATCATAGCTAGCAAAGTGAAGGTTGaaagaaattgttttaatttttttttcgtttttgtaCAACTATTGCTGTATATTGAgaggtaattttaattaaatgaaagtaattaaatatttcaatgtaaattatgttatta encodes the following:
- the LOC106131845 gene encoding traB domain-containing protein translates to MINRTCNIIRYYNTVIDSVVLAKRITRTPRKRGTFNSLLGSSQRYLSDGGLSLPPAATLIQNDSQGTVVLLGTVHFSKQSVEDVSMIVKTLNPNAILVELCRQRVSLLELDDKKFLEDAQKFDARKMKDAVKGQNLVSGMLHAMLLKTYADIAKELGVAPGGEFRRAYQEMKRIPGCKLFLGDRPIQITIARAFQSLNVYELGQVLYHLTTSNPKPLDRNSLEKYKDRDFVQAQFEEITRDVPAFKKIFHVFVDERDKCLAYSLQECVRTVNNPRVLAVVGMGHVDGIVKYYGRMKQEDIVPLLFYTIFVLLKPHGGTRLMVQIGGIHTDLIRILKVLRTILQYMYHGMMLLNIANGETPGSLVKQNGKLLAVAVTTTQIIPGAINFSLIKNIWLTSGKEHFLITILLEMAISGLIQFTCSHRMILDFTIWLVMFGNGLRILGLKLSHKRR